GAGATGGAGCGGATGGCGGCGCGCTACGGCCGCGAGCTGCGCCTGGCGGGTATCGAATACTGCCGGGTGCAGACCGTGCAGCCGCTCGACGGCGCCCTGCGCGAGTATCTTGCGACCCGGAGCCGCCGCTGATGTCGTTCCTCTTTCCGGCGTTCCTGTTCGGGGGGCTGGCGATAGCCGTGCCGATCCTCCTGCACTTCTTCGCGCGGGACCGGGCGCCGCGGCTGCCGTTCAGCGACGTTCGGTTTCTGGAACGCGCGTTCGTGCGCCGCGACCGGCGCCGGCGGCTGCGCGAGCTGTTGCTGCTGGCACTGCGGGTCGCGGCGTTGCTGCTTCTGGCCGTCGCCTTCGCGCGGCCGTTCCTGGACGCGTCTGGTCGAGGGCGGCGAATCACGGTTCTGGTCGTCGATCGGTCGCTGAGCCTGTCCGCCCCCGGGCAGATGGCGCTTGCCCGCGAGCGCGCCCGCGAGGTGATCGCCTCCACCGCGCCGGAT
The Acidobacteriota bacterium DNA segment above includes these coding regions:
- a CDS encoding VWA domain-containing protein, whose protein sequence is MSFLFPAFLFGGLAIAVPILLHFFARDRAPRLPFSDVRFLERAFVRRDRRRRLRELLLLALRVAALLLLAVAFARPFLDASGRGRRITVLVVDRSLSLSAPGQMALARERAREVIASTAPDEPIAVVAFDDRAAVVQPPAIGRPLVRAALGRIEPTTGATRHAAGLAAAVDVL